AGAGCAGAAATTCAGTCTAGATCCTGCATGAAACTTACAAGAACCTAAAAGGAtgacaaaatttgtataccgGTTCTTGAAATTGAATATCGAGAACAATGTAATAGGAAAAGGGAAGCGCCGAACAAGTTTCCCAGATCTTCGCTATAATTTACCAACTAATGATTGGTGAATTTATAAGCTACATTTTTTCTCCTTTAAATGATCAAAGTCTTTTCTGAGTTTCTGATTTGCGGGGTAAAGTCTTCTGACGTATACATGTATTATCCGTTATCTAAGCGAAAAGTTTACTGTCGAACCATCAGTGACCAACACTGCACTTAACGCGTGAAGATTTTCCTTCCCAGTGAGTTCTAATTGAAAGTTCGAAACAATTTGAACCCGCATAAACTTACAAATTGACAAGTTTAGCTTATAAACCACCGATAAGTTTGAAGTTTAAGGAGGCAATAAGTTAAATGCTGATGCGGTATCTGACAAGTTTACATCTTAAAGTGCCGTCCAGTTAGTTTACTTAGCTATCAGTTCGTAGTAAATTTAAATCGCATTTAAATTACTTCAAGTGATTAAGAACTTTCGTTTCTCTTCGATCTGGACCCTGTTTCCATCAAGTTTGCCTGCCGCGCCGCATTAGGAAATTCGTGAAACAGAGTTTCTCTGGTCTTTTTGCAGAGTCAGGAAACTGAATGTTCGTTATAACGCAAGAAGCATAATTTCCGGGCAATATAGAGGCAAGTGCCGGTGCGGGATCTCTTTTTCACGATATGCACGCCGAGTTTTCGACACGGTGCTAACCCCTAACCACTCAGCGCGTTAAATGGCCTACCCGTGTTCCGCCGAGGTTCGTGCGGTCGAAACACAAAAAGCGCGGGAAACCATTCGCAGTTGCAGCTGCATAAAAACGGGAACCGCTTATTTCGCGGTTTGGGAAGCGGtctgtattttgtaatttccttCGTTGCAATTCCACTACGAAATAACGGTAACAGTAACGAGAACACGAATACGTTCCTTGCACTTCTAATTGTAAACGGCGGTCCTTTAttgatattaatgataaaagtACGTGTTACATGTATACTGTATTCAATTATACAGATTACCTAaaaaaacaattacaaatgagaTATTGCGTTAATCTTAAATAGATCAAACCAGTAAACAGAATAATTCGCGGTTTATTATACGATCCAtccattttccatttcttttccaTATTCCAGAAGATTTCCCGACATCTTCAGGTACATGATTGCACCTGTCATCCGCTTACAGGTCCCAGACATGATCCATGCACCAGATGCGACGGAATGAGCCTCGGATCCGCGGTCTACGCAGTTGGCATGCATAATTCCACGATTGTTATTACAGGAAATCGCTGTATTCAGAATGTGTCTCGCACGGAAACCCGCGTATCCCGACTGCGTGGCACGCCGGAAGATTGCTATTTATGTGATACATTAACGGCGTACAAGCGATCTATAACGGGCAAATCGGGCAACgaaagacagaaattatttaatCGAGAGAGGCCCACATAGGAACAAACTTTGCTTAGCACAATGATCGATGAGAAAGTGACGGATGGTGAATGATGATGGAAAAGTATCAAGAATTAAGAACGACCGAATCGAGAGTGGAACTTTTGTAACAACATagtaattaagaaatattaattacatttatactgttatattattattattgctataTAATTATACTTATACAGTTATATTAATTACCTCGTCTATATTCGTATTTCGTTCATACGAACAAGATAAAGAGGATAGGAGGTAGATACACCATTTTTCACGATTGAGCTAGAGCTTCTAAACCATCTATTAATGGcacttttttaataattttgaaagtttCGGGGAATTCCCAATCGATATCAGAAAATCTAAACGATTCCATCGTTAATTGAATAATGTTTCTACCCTGGAATCATTGAATTCTGAGAATTGTCTAACATGTTCGAATTATAATATTTGTACAACTGTATGTACGATCGTTCATCGTTATAGTAAGCTACGTTACTTGTTTATAATACATAGTagtttattattgtattaaatcTTTCAAGTAAATGTTAATCCTGCAGTAAATACGTGTAGAAAGGAAGAGAACTGAGAACAACACGATAAATGAATCGTGTGTTTCCGCTATATGAAAGCCGGACGCCACACAGACGGGAACTCATTAGAAATCATCGACAACATCGCTGCGGGTGACTATTTAAATGATTCTCTTGATAGAACGTTTCcttgcaaaattattaacaaCGGATCGAGCCCAGCGGAAACGCGTGTTAAGATACCGCAGCTAtattcattctctctctctctctctttctctttctctgttccCTTCCATCCCCTCTCGATTCTGACAATCCACCCTACATTAGCTAATTAGCGTTTAATTAGTAGAGGCAGCAACACGACGTGCTGGATAAAAATCATTAGCCTGCTCCGCTATAATTATCCGCTTTTTGATTCACCTTTATCCTGTCGTCTGACAGGCACCCTGTTTCGCTttataaatctttttttttttctacctATATTTTGCGAAACTTTTGTATCTTCTGCGTGGTTGAAGCTAGAGATTTCTTCCTCGAAAAAGCTCGCAAATTATCAAGAAACGACGAGTACGGGGATTCGTTGTTAGCATCGTTTTAACGCCAAGTAAATAACAAGAAAGACGTGCGTACGGTTCGCCGATCCACTAGCGAAGATGTGCAATTTCCGAAAATGTCAACGAGAGTAGATAAGGAGTGACGTTATCATTAAGCTAACAAGAAGATTATTAAATCGCAGCCGCGTTGCGCAGGAGACATTCAGGCTCGTAATAATTAAAAGACAGAACACGAAGACATCGTAATGGCAGTTCCTCTTCTCGACTCTTCTTAATATTTTCCAGTCTGATGACGATGTCGAAGACAGATAAGAACggagaggaaaaaaaaatatCGTGAAAGAGGCAGAGACGGTACTTTTATTATCGGACTGGTTCATTATCGTTCGGAACGTTGCATCGATCGCGATAATTGACGATATACAGGCTACTCCAAAGGTCCTCGCTTCTAAagaaattttctctttttcgcaGATATTCTTTAGGACTTTAGAATACCTTCTTCCAATCACAATCAACCCGAGGCCTATTTTAAACTCTTTTTAAAGCTATTTTAATCACAACACCGAAACCATGAAAAAGTAAATTGAATGAGAGCAACCTGAACAATTTTCTCTGCATTGTATCGTTTCAGGAAGATCGTCCACCAGCGGAGAAGCTCACAGCGACGCGATGTCGAGATCTCGAGAGCGACGAAGAAGACTTTCCAACGTCCCAACGCGAGGCGTCCTCAGGCTGATTCTCCAGCTTCTACTGATCCAGAATTTTGCGTCAACGGGAACTACCGGCCAGATAGCTGAGTGCCCGCCTCCTGAAACAATTCCTGGTTGTCCCTGTTACAATTTCGAGGATGGGCTTTTCCTGGAATGCGCCGGAGCCACCGAGGAGACCCTGAGGAGCACTCTCTTAAGCGTTCTGAGCGCGTCCGGTGAGTACACTGGCTGAGAACCTAATGCAAACGCCATGAACTGTCGTCACGAGGCTCTATACCGAAGAACATGGAAAAGGGTAATACAAGTTCCGTCGGAGAAACTTTTTTGATATTGTCCGCCTCGCAGttcaattttcatttgttaACAAAACGGGCTGCATCGAAACACGTCGCCAACACGCTGCGAGAGATTGTTATTATAATCAAGATAACAATGTAACCAATTTGTCGGGGGCGGGCGCGAGCCCTGTATAGCGGATCAATTAGGGTTTAATGGGCCACTACGCCGCGGCGACAGCGCGTAAACGTTTCGAGTTCTTGACGAGGTCACGTACCGGCTGATTCAATAACGATGCTATCGAGACAACAAATGTTTCTTTCTTAGAATCGTAATGTTTACATTTTTTTAGCTCCATTAACCGGTTAGCTGTTGCGACCTCTTTGAAAAGTGTGTATCTAAAATATGTCGCAAAaaagtaagcgatgacgagtatactcgtcacacACACATAGAATTAAGTTGCAATGGAATGAATGTTTTCATATGAATGTGTCATAACACAAAATATTGCCACCTCTTCATTGACGAGTATAGTCCTcaaaaacagctaactggttaatacGTCGAGCACCTGCTATAAATTCACCGTGTTTCCTGAGGGATAGAAATTTGCAATCGCCGCGGGTCATCGAACGATAATGACGTAAATGGTTCATAATAATTCTGTTTTGTTCTCAACACAGCCGATATTATTTTACAAACTACTACTAAACTGCAAAATTGAAACCATTAACTAATGCGGGTCATAACAATGGAAAATATGATGCAGAAGCAATTAAATTGTTTCTTGTGCCGTGATTAAATCAGCTAGTAACTTTTGTCGTACATATACGTATAGTTCATTAAGCAGAGACGAATCAGGCTATTAAAATGTcaaaatttcaagaaattttaattattaaattaccatGTTATCTGCATAgtaaaacaatttaataatcagAAAAAGTTTCTAAAAAGAAGCAATTAGGCAAACGCTCAGCCAGTTAAATTGCTGCTATTGAATCACGCTGTAAAGTCAGTCAGTGCCCCGATTCTAATGCGCCAGTATCTTGTTTCGAAGTAAAATATTATCGTACGATCGCACGTAGCGAAAAGGTAACATAATAACAGCGTAGTAAGAACAACATCTTCAAACGACGTCATTATCCTTTACTCTCTCTATAAACTGCGAACGAACATTCGGCCGACCAATGCTGTCAAATCTAAATTCCGCGTTATCGCGACTTAATGAAATTAATGGCGGTGCCTTTTACGACCGTTTCCAGGAACAGGCACGATGGTACAGTCGTTGAGCGTTTACGAGTTGGACAAAACCGTAGAGGAACTGAAGGACGGCTGCTTCCCGCCTGGTTCTCAGATCAGGCATCTACAAATATCACATTCGTCCCTTCGAGAAATCAGCGAGGGTGCATTTACAAATCTAAAAGACAGTTTAGAATCCTTGGCTCTACTTTCAAGCCGTTTGCTCCACGTGCCGCAGAAATCATTGGCTGACCTTCGTAAACTAGCAGCCTTGGATCTTGAAGGCAATTTGATACAAGACCTGTCATCCTATTGCTTTTACGGATTAAAACTAATGAAGCTGACTCTAAAGGGCAATCAAATATCGAAAATCTCGGAATACGCGTTTGCAGGGCTAGAAGACAGTCTCAGTGATCTGGATCTAACGGAAAACAAGCTAAAGCTGTTTCCCATGGCGCCATTAAGAAGGTTAGAGAGCCTCGCCTCTCTGAGACTCGCTTGGAACGAAATATCCGAGCTACCAGACGACGGCTATAGTCTATTAAGCGCGCTGTTGATCCTAGACTTAAGTAGCAACAACTTCGAGAAACTGTCCGAGGATTGCCTGCGATCGTGTCCAATTTTACACACTCTATCCTTCTATTACAATTCCATAGAAACTATCCACAAAGACGCATTTATTTCGCTCAAGGAACTCGAATCGATTGACCTGAGCTATAATAAGATTGTGTTTCTCGACGTGGCGACGTTCAAGGGGAACGAAAGATTACGCAACATCGAGCTGAGCAATAATCACATCCACTACATCGGCGGAGTGTTCGCCAGGTTGCCCGAATTACGTGAGCTTTACCTAGCGGAGAATAATATTCTAGAAATCCCCGGTGACGCGTTTATCGGCAGCGTGAGCTTAGCGGTTGTCTACCTTCAGCAGAACGCCATCAGAAGAATCGATGGCAGGGGTCTTACCAGTCTGACCCAATTGGCCCAATTGCATCTGAGCAACAACTACATCGAAAAGGTGCCGCTGGAATTCCTCGAACACTGCGAGAACCTTTCCTCGCTGTCTCTCGACGGTAACAAGATCCATGAGCTTCAACCGGGCACTTTCTTAAAATTACATCAACTGAGGGAGTTACGGTTGCAGGACAATAACATCACCGAGGTGAAACGGGGTGTTTTTTCGCCCCTTCCATCGTTACTCGAGCTCCATTTACAGAACAACGCAATCACCGACATGGAAACAGGCGCGTTGAGGACCTTGCACAGTCTTCAACACGTCAATCTGCAAGGTAATCAGCTCACCGTACTGGGAGACGTGTTCCAGTTATCCGCTTCGGAATCCACGTCCGGCGGAAGTTCACTGGTCTCCATTCAATTGGATAGTAACGGTCTGGCCGTGTTGCACAACGACTCTTTGCGTGGCCAAGCATCGGTTAGGATCATGTGGCTCGGTCATAACAAATTGACACACCTGCAGGCGCCGCTGTTCAGGGATTTGCTGCTGGTCGAGAGACTCTACTTGACCAATAACTCGATATCCAGGATAGAAGACGGTGCCTTTCAGCCCATGCAAGCTTTAAAATTCCTTGAACTGAGCATGAACAAACTCAGTCATATTACAGCACGAACGTTCTCCGAATTGCATGAACTGGAAGAATTGTATCTTCAGGACAACGGTCTTAGGCGATTGGATCCGTACGCTCTGACAGCTTTGAAGAAGTTAAAAGTCCTAGATCTGGCCAACAATCATCTAACTGTCCTTCACGACGCCATCTTTCAAGAAGATTTACCGATCAGAACGTTGAATTTGAAGAACTGTTCTATTATAAGTATAGAGAGCGGAGCTTTCAGAGGACTTAATAACTTATCCGATTTAAATCTCGACGACAATCACCTTACGGCTCCTGCCTTGTTTAACCTGCACATCTCAGGCCTTCGAACTCTAGCCGCATCTGGGAATAACTTCAGCCAAATCTCAGAACACAGCTTGAACGGCCTGCCATCTCTACAGGAATTGTATGTCGATAGAGCAGAGATCTCTCAGTTACCGGAGATCATCTTCGTATTAAATCGAAACCTGGCCCGGTTACACTTAAACAAAAACAACCTACGGAATCTACCTCCGGGTATCTTCGACAGACTCGTGTCTCTCAGAGAGATTAAATTGGATCACAATCGGTTCCAGGACATTCCATATTCGGCCTTGGCCAATGCCTTGAACCTCGAGATCCTCACGCTATCCAATAACGAGATCGTGAACGTGGACGTGGCCAGTTTCGCCAGCCTCAAACACCTGAGGGAATTGGACCTCAGCCACAATCGAATCGAGACAATGTCCGGCTTTGCCACGGCCAACCTATCCTGTCTCACCTCCGTAGACCTCAGTCATAACCATCTAAATGCTCTTCCTGCAAATTTCTTTGCTCATTCTTCGACACTTCGCAAGGTGGATCTTTCTGAGAATAAATTCAGACAAATTCCAGCTGTAGCGTTATCCGGCCAGAATCTTCCTATGCTAACTTGGTTAAATTTGACTAGGAATCCCTTGAATAGGATTCATGTTCTCCCTTCGGAAGCTAAATACCCATTTCTTCAAGAAGTGCACATATCAGGCACGAATCTCAGCATAGTAACGTCGCAAGATTTCGAGGCGTTCCCTGCTCTATTGCATTTGTATTTGAGCCAGAATTGCATATCGAGGGTGTCACCAGGGGCATTTAGAAGTTTGCCTAACCTCTTAACCCTGCATCTGGGAACCAACAACTTGGACATTTTGCCGAAAGAGAGGCTACAAGGGATGGAGCATCTAAGGATCCTGAATCTGACCCACAATCTACTGAAAGAGCTGGACGAATTCCCGGAGGACTTGAAGTCCTTGCAGATATTGGACCTCTCGTACAATCAGATCAGTATTGTGGGCAAGGTGACATTCAAGAATTTGGTCAGCCTGGTGGAGCTGCATCTTTATGGTAATTGGATCAACGCCATCTCCAGCGAGGCGTTCAGACCGCTCAAGAAGCTACGATTGCTGGATCTCAGTAGAAATTACTTGGAAAACCTACCGTTGAATGCGTTCAGGCCTCTCGAGACGCAGATTCGGAGTCTACGCGCCGAAGGTAATGTAATGATCGGAGATGGTTCGTTTCAGATTATTTCATCCAATAGTTTGAATTACATTTCGAGCTAACGTCTATACATGGGTTAAAAAATTGTGCAAAAATTGTGcttaagaaaataagagaaaaatgtaaagaaaaagaATCCGAGAAAGAATTAACGCAGTATCAATATTTCATTTACTCGCATAACTTCTGTTGAACGAGCGACCAGCTAAACGCAGAGAGAATAATTCTATACGCTATCGATCCAAATAGAGTTACTAGTGTTAGAAATCCAATCATATCGCTGGTCACGTACAATCGCCTCGAATCGATACTCAACATCTGAACAATCAAACACACTCTACCATTCTCTCTCATCCTCTCTTCTCAAGTCTGCAAACTGGTCCCTTACGGTATAATGTCTGTCGTCTACCTTCCCTAATCCTGCTCTGTTTCGGCTATCAaagattttcaaatttaatcG
Above is a genomic segment from Bombus vancouverensis nearcticus chromosome 13, iyBomVanc1_principal, whole genome shotgun sequence containing:
- the LOC117160299 gene encoding uncharacterized protein LOC117160299, which encodes MLVCIATSLRRASRFSPSSLPASKGRSSTSGEAHSDAMSRSRERRRRLSNVPTRGVLRLILQLLLIQNFASTGTTGQIAECPPPETIPGCPCYNFEDGLFLECAGATEETLRSTLLSVLSASGTGTMVQSLSVYELDKTVEELKDGCFPPGSQIRHLQISHSSLREISEGAFTNLKDSLESLALLSSRLLHVPQKSLADLRKLAALDLEGNLIQDLSSYCFYGLKLMKLTLKGNQISKISEYAFAGLEDSLSDLDLTENKLKLFPMAPLRRLESLASLRLAWNEISELPDDGYSLLSALLILDLSSNNFEKLSEDCLRSCPILHTLSFYYNSIETIHKDAFISLKELESIDLSYNKIVFLDVATFKGNERLRNIELSNNHIHYIGGVFARLPELRELYLAENNILEIPGDAFIGSVSLAVVYLQQNAIRRIDGRGLTSLTQLAQLHLSNNYIEKVPLEFLEHCENLSSLSLDGNKIHELQPGTFLKLHQLRELRLQDNNITEVKRGVFSPLPSLLELHLQNNAITDMETGALRTLHSLQHVNLQGNQLTVLGDVFQLSASESTSGGSSLVSIQLDSNGLAVLHNDSLRGQASVRIMWLGHNKLTHLQAPLFRDLLLVERLYLTNNSISRIEDGAFQPMQALKFLELSMNKLSHITARTFSELHELEELYLQDNGLRRLDPYALTALKKLKVLDLANNHLTVLHDAIFQEDLPIRTLNLKNCSIISIESGAFRGLNNLSDLNLDDNHLTAPALFNLHISGLRTLAASGNNFSQISEHSLNGLPSLQELYVDRAEISQLPEIIFVLNRNLARLHLNKNNLRNLPPGIFDRLVSLREIKLDHNRFQDIPYSALANALNLEILTLSNNEIVNVDVASFASLKHLRELDLSHNRIETMSGFATANLSCLTSVDLSHNHLNALPANFFAHSSTLRKVDLSENKFRQIPAVALSGQNLPMLTWLNLTRNPLNRIHVLPSEAKYPFLQEVHISGTNLSIVTSQDFEAFPALLHLYLSQNCISRVSPGAFRSLPNLLTLHLGTNNLDILPKERLQGMEHLRILNLTHNLLKELDEFPEDLKSLQILDLSYNQISIVGKVTFKNLVSLVELHLYGNWINAISSEAFRPLKKLRLLDLSRNYLENLPLNAFRPLETQIRSLRAEENPLVCGCESQELWEWLRDHQKLVSGVGGGRGRGRNGVGVGDVEDGLLKCQQPPELQGLVFLDLDPHEFCSAPLILKLAIQDIQPFSVLVSWQSRNHSGLHGYQVAYHALDNVDEVRGKLLDPKARSVRLTKLASDTRYLICVLGLGSWGTSIPEDIGSWQWNASHDDVIEGSARPAMVNSLTSQCTEVRTLDAPDSIVGDGTMSDRGSLANILTRRLGLIVGSCMGFVVFIVLISVLGYMKMKKQRSTEKRDQPLSSNPQAYMSYRHFSLQSGDRADNACPSFISNIGTTPLNS